One Brassica napus cultivar Da-Ae chromosome C2, Da-Ae, whole genome shotgun sequence DNA window includes the following coding sequences:
- the LOC125582440 gene encoding proline-rich receptor-like protein kinase PERK1 has translation MEGDPRIYKEKRGEKLEAPSLGLFGPKRASKSALKTQRTLAAFQLLDSSRIRATTPPSNSTTTTPSSSPPPPPTIPTFPPPSSPSTPSALHPSPPNLSTPGSSPPLPQPSPPAPTTPGSPPAPITPPGSPTLNPPSSSGPPSNPSSGGGGGPPRTPSLPSPPSSSSDGLSTGVVIGIAIGGVALLVRRNEEETKKMLTTFLLHHLLVPKLEDLTVDNSNNGGNKTQHHRHRQFMS, from the exons ATGGAAGGGGATCCgcgtatttataaggaaaagagaGGGGAGAAACTCGAGGCGCCATCATTAGGTCTATTCGGGCCTAAACGGGCCTCGAAATCCGCCCTAAAAACCCAGCGGACCCTCGCGGCGTTTCAACTTCTCGATTCATCTAGAATTCGAG CGACAACTCCACCGTCAAACTCCACAACCACCACaccctcttcttctcctccgcCGCCACCCACTATTCCCACATTTCCTCCTCCGTCTTCTCCCTCTACACCTTCTGCTCTTCATCCATCTCCACCCAATCTATCTACGCCGGGATCTTCACCTCCTCTTCCTCAGCCGTCTCCACCCGCTCCAACTACACCGGGATCTCCTCCTGCACCTATCACTCCTCCTGGATCCCCTACTCTAAACCCTCCATCATCCTCAGGACCACCGTCCAATCCCTCAAGTGGCGGCGGCGGAGGACCTCCTCGAACTCCATCTTTGCCGTCTCCgccgtcttcttcttctgatggaTTATCAACAGGAGTGGTGATCGGAATCGCCATCGGAGGAGTCGCTCTGCTTGTAAGAAGAAACGAAGAAGAGACGAAGAAGATGCTTACTACgttcctcctccaccacctcctaGTCCCAAAG CTGGAGGACCTTACGGTGGACAACAGCAACAATGGCGGCAACAAAACGCAACACCACCGTCACCGTCAGTTCATGTCGTGA